In Mustela erminea isolate mMusErm1 chromosome 15, mMusErm1.Pri, whole genome shotgun sequence, the following proteins share a genomic window:
- the LOC116574116 gene encoding uncharacterized protein DKFZp434B061-like: MDAQLEKLLKSSEWDIVRPPVAPSRRLQPPASGGPELPPAASSLRGSPAAACSLQAPAASSRLWPRLRRSCLRRPPRAAPCSLQPPGVPSRRLQPPATGGPERLPAASSLWRPRATACSLQPPAASSLQPPAASSRLRPRLRRPRATCSLQPRAASSSPELPRHQRSSCQRSLDACGPETPVVQRPSGQRSRDTSGPAVQWSAVPTPAAPRRQQCRDTSSPAAQRSAILTPTAPGCQRSRDASAPEMPTAPSRQQPCRKMPCHPEPRAALSAAVASSGWQPCQSSIVGSRVCVIRVVLLVIVAVIVASLSSGAASSGKRSCPEWPLLGSGPVWGATSWSSGLILGVASSWERL; this comes from the exons ATGGATGCACAACTAGAAAAACTTCTTAAAAGCAGTGAATGGGATATTGTAAGG CCTCCGGTGGCCCCGAGCcgccgcctgcagcctccagcctccgGGGGCCCCGAGCtgccgcctgcagcctccagcctccgGGGGTCCCCAGCCGCAGCCTGCAGTCTCCAGGCACCTGCAGCTTCCAGCCGCCTGTGGCCCCGCCTCCGGAGGTCCTGCCTCCGGCGGCCCCCGAGAGCCGccccctgcagcctccagccaccGGGGGTCCCAAGCcgccgcctgcagcctccagccaccGGCGGCCCTGAGCGgctgcctgcagcctccagcctctGGCGGCCCCGAGCCACCGCCTGCAGTCTCCAGCCGCCTGCAGCTTCCAGC CTCCAGCCGCCTGCAGCTTCCAGCCGCCTGAGGCCCCGCCTCCGGCGGCCCCGAGCCACCTGCAGCCTTCAGCCGCGTGCAGCTTCCAGCAGCCCTGAGCTGCCcagacaccagcggtccagctGTCAGCGGTCCCTCGACGCCTGCGGCCCTGAGACTCCAGTGGTCCAGCGGCCCAGCGGTCAGCGGTCCCGAGATACTAGTGGTCCAGCAGTCCAGTGGTCAGCGGTCCccacgcctgcagcccctagacgTCAGCAGTGCCGAGACACCAGCAGTCCAGCGGCCCAGCGGTCAGCGATCCTGACGCCTACAGCCCCTGGATGCCAGCGGTCCCGAGACGCCAGTGCCCCAGAGATGCCAACGGCCCCTAGCCGCCAGCAGCCTTGCCGCAAAATGCCTTGCCACCCCGAGCCACGAGCGGCCTTGTCCGCAGCggtggcttcctctgggtggcagccttgtcagagtagcatcgtggggagcagagtctgtgtcatccgggttgtcctccttgtcatcgtcgCTGTCATCGTTGCCTCTTTGTCGTCGGGAGCGGCCTCGTCCGGGAAgcggtcttgtccagaatggcctcttcttgggagcggccctGTCTGGGGAGCAACCTCATGGAGCAGCGGCCTCATCttgggagtggcctcttcttgggagcggctctGA